CGCGGTGAGCTTCGCCGGGCCGAAGATGGTGGAAATGCCGTAGAGCAGGCCGATCAGGCCGATCGCGACGAGTACGAGCGAGGGGTAATCCAGGCGCGCCTTCTCGGACTCGGAAATGTTGTACACCGTGGCTGCGCCGACAACGAAGACCAGCGCGGATAGCGCGGTGAAGGCCCAGCACAGGGCGCGCCAGTTGCTGTCGGTCAGCTCCAAAATGAAGCCCGAGGCCAAGATAGCTATCGACGGCCCGAGGGTGGTCATGGAGCCCATGATTCCCATGTACTTGCCGATCTTCGGCTTCGGGGAGACCGTGAGCGCGATCATCATGCCGATCGGGACCAACAAGCCGGTGCCGATGGACTGGATGATGCGCCCGGCGAGCAAGAAGGGGAAGTTCGGTGCCAGCGCGGTGACGATACCGCCGATCACCAGTGTGGATGTGGTGGCGAGGAAGAGTGGTTTGGTGCCGAAGCGGGTGATAAAGAACCCGGCGGTGGGCGTCATCACGGCGGCGCCGAGCATGCAGGCGGTGGCGAGCCACTGCACGGTGGGCACGGTGACGCCGAGATCAGTCATGATCGGGGTGAACCCGACGTTGAGGAATGTTTCGTTGAAAGTGGCGATGAACGCGGCGAGCGCGGCCGCCACCATGATGAAGCGCGAACCGCCGGTGTGGCGGTGGGGAACCGAAGCAGACATGGAACCTCTTGTGACGTGAGAAGACGAGTTACTGACCAGTGGCTTCGGTGGCGTCATCAGGTTTACGCGCGTGGTGCGCTACATGTCTCGTGTTCCAGGCCGACACTCAACCATAGCGTTTTCAAATTTTCGCTGCTAATTGGGGCTTGTGTGCGCGGACGGTGTGCGCGGCGATGAAGGTGGTGATCGGAACCGCCAGGACCAGCGAAATCGCGCCGATCGCCGAGCGGATCAGCTCGGTGGCAACCACGTCGGAGGACAGCGCCTGCATCAGCGGGCGGTCGGAGACGCTCAGCAGCATGGCCAGCGGCAGCGCGGTGCCCAGGTACGCCAGCACGAGGGTGTAGACCATCGAGGCGATGTGGTCGCGGCCGACGCGCAATGCCGCGGCGAAGGTGGAGCGCGCCGAGGACTCCGGGGAGGCGAGGAAGAGTTCGTGGACGGTGGAGGATTGCGCGATGGTGACGTCGTTAAGCACGCCGAGCGCTCCAATGATGAAACCCGCCATGAGCAGCCCGGGGACGGATACCTCAGGCAGGTAGAGGTGGATGAGCAGGTTGTCCTCGTTGCCCAGGCCGCGCAGTTGAGAGGTGTCCACCGCGACGTTGCCTAGTACCGCCGCCAGCGCCATCGCGGCCAGTGTTCCGGCGAGCGCTGACGCTGATTTCCAATTGACGCCGTGAACCAAAAACAGCACGGGGAAGAGGATCGCGGCGCCGGCGGCCATCGCCACCGCCGTGGGGTCGGTGCCGCGCAGCAGCGCGGGGATGAGGAAGCCGAACACGACCAACCCGGTCAGCACCAGCCCGACGAGGCCCAGCAGGCCGCGCAGGGCGCCGATGGCCACGATGAGTATCACCGCCACGGCGATCCACAGCCAGATTGCCTGGCTGCGCTCCATGTCCAAAAGCGTGTAGGTGGTGGTGTCGCCGTCGGTGTTGGTTGCCAGGGTGATCGCGTCGCCGGTGGCTAGGGTGGATTCCCCGGGCAGCCCGGAGCTTGAAAGAAGTGTGCGTTTGCCCACGTCAGGGCCGGATGTCAGCTCGACGATGGAGAGCTCGCACACCGGCTCGTCGGCGATGGTGCCCAGCGGCACGGGCTGCGGGGTGGCGGGGCGAGGTTCGCCCTCGAAGACGCGCCCCACGTCGGGGGAGGAGCAGGGGCCCTGGCGGTGGTCGATGACGGTGCCGTTGACCGCGTCGGCGGCCATGGATTGGGACTGCTTGAAACCCGGCCCGGGGGTGGGGGCGGGCCCGGTCGGTCAGAGGACGGCGAGCGCGACAAGTGTCGCGACGAAGGCTGCGACGAGGACCCCGG
Above is a window of Corynebacterium sanguinis DNA encoding:
- a CDS encoding YibE/F family protein, with the protein product MAADAVNGTVIDHRQGPCSSPDVGRVFEGEPRPATPQPVPLGTIADEPVCELSIVELTSGPDVGKRTLLSSSGLPGESTLATGDAITLATNTDGDTTTYTLLDMERSQAIWLWIAVAVILIVAIGALRGLLGLVGLVLTGLVVFGFLIPALLRGTDPTAVAMAAGAAILFPVLFLVHGVNWKSASALAGTLAAMALAAVLGNVAVDTSQLRGLGNEDNLLIHLYLPEVSVPGLLMAGFIIGALGVLNDVTIAQSSTVHELFLASPESSARSTFAAALRVGRDHIASMVYTLVLAYLGTALPLAMLLSVSDRPLMQALSSDVVATELIRSAIGAISLVLAVPITTFIAAHTVRAHKPQLAAKI